The Aquificaceae bacterium genome contains the following window.
TGGTTTTTCTTCGCCGCGAGCGTGCTTGCCCTCATAACCCTTCTCCCGGGCAACCACATAAGGATGATGTGGACGGGTTACCCTCCCTTTTCTCTTAACGAAAACGCAGGACCCGTAGCCTTTTACGCCCTTATAATACATATGCTGGGTGCTTCATCTCTTGCAAGTGCAATAAATCTGGTAGTAACAAACCTCACCATGAGGGCACCTGGCATAACCCTCAAGAAGATGAACCTCTTTCTGCACTCTTTCCTTGCCATGAACGTTATTCAGATTCTTGGTGTTCCTGCCCTTGCGGGTGCAGTGACTATGCTCCTTATGGACAGGTATTTCCATACCGCCTTCTTTGACCCTACGAGGGGTGGAGACCCACTTCTCTATCAGAACCTCTTCTGGTTCTACTCTCACCCCGTTGTTTACGTTATGATACTTCCAGCCTTTGGTCTAATATCTGAGATGATAGCCACCTTCTCAAGGAGGGAGATTTTTGGCAGGACCTCAATGATAATAGCCATATGGGGTATAGCCATACTTGGCTTTATGGTCTGGATACACCACATGTTTACCAGCGGTGTGCCAGACTGGATAAGGATACTTTTCTCCTACACAACAGTCCTCATAGGTGTTCCCACGGGTATAAAGATATTCAACTGGATATTTACCCTCTACAAGGGCTCTGTGAGGTTTACTGCGCCCATGCTTTACACACTGAGCTCCATATTCATGTTCCTTATAGGTGGTCTTACGGGTATACCCCTAGGACTTCCGGCCTTTGACATCGCGGTTCACGACTCCCACTTCGTGGTTGCTCACTTCCACTACGTGCTGGGCATGGCTCTGACCCTTGCAGCCTTTGGTGGCTTCCACTACTGGTATCCAAAATTCACAGGCAGGATGTATAGCGAGCTGTGGGCTAAGATAGGACTTGTGGTAATTATGATAGGCTCCAACCTTTTCTATTTCCTCCAGTTCATAGTAGGTCTTGAGGGAATGCCCAGAAGGTATGCAGACTACCCGGCTATAGAGAGCTGGATAAGGCTCCATGAACTTCAGACCGTGGGTGCAATGATACTCGGTTTTGGCGTGCTCATAGCCATTTTAAACCTTCTTCTCTCCACAAAGCTTGGCAAAAAGGCGGAAGACAACCCCTGGCAGTCTCCATCCCTTGAGTGGCTCATACCCTCTCCACCACCACCTCATAACTTCGATAAGACACCTCATATGCCAGAGGACTGGGACCCATACAACTACGAGTGGCTTGAAAAACAGCACAGGAAGCAATAAGCTGACGGGGCCTGCGCGCCCCCTTTAAATATGAGAAAGAAGCTTGCACTCATAATACTTCTGTTACTTGTTGCTCTTTCTTTCTTTCTAAGTGTTCTTTACTTTGCAAACCCTGAGCACAGAAGGGAGAAAATACAGGAATACAAAAACAAGATAGAAAAGCGAAGGCCTCAGTAGTAGTAGCCCACAGATAGATACACTTTAAACTTTCTGAACCATTCCTTTTCAAAGGGGAAGGCTATGTCCAGCCTTATGGGTCCTATTGGTGTGTTCACACCCAATGCTCCACCTGCGTCTGCTTTAACATCCCTGAAAAGGTCTCTGGGCTTGTTGGCAACGCTTCCGGCATCTCCAAAAACAACTCCCACAAAGGGCTCTCTCAGTGGAAGTATGAATTCAAGCCTTCCAAAGGTGTAATACTTGCCGCCATCAGGCTGACCTACCTCCTCAAAGGAGTAGCCCCTCAGGTCCCTAAGACCTCCCAGGAAAAACCTGTCAAATATGGGTGCATCCCCCCACACCGCGCCACTTGCTACCTTAAAGCTGAGTTTAAGACCTCTTTGCATGGGTATCAGATAAAAGGTGGAGAGGTCAAATCTGGCGTAACGCGCATCTCCCTCTACAAGGCTGAAACTTATGCTATCGTAGTGTATCCTGCTGGGTGAGAAAATGTCGTCCTTGAACTCTCTTATGAGAAAGGTCCCATATTTTCTGATATGAAATACCTGTCCGTCCACCTTATTTTTCAAAATGCTGAAAACAGGACCTATGGATGTGTCCCTTGTTATCCTGTATCCCAGCTGAAGGTTAGAACCATAAGAGTCAAGCGTGTAGCTTTTGTGCTCCTCATAGCTTTTAAACATGTTTGATTTAAACCAGTATCTGCTTGAAAAGAAAAAATTGTCTGAAATGCTCAGGTCATACAGCTCTCTCTTGCCAGTCCTTCTGTATCTAAATCCAGAGGAAATGCCCAGTCCAAAGAGGTTTTTCAAACCAAGAAAGCTCTCAAGGGAGATATTTTCTTCCGTGTTGTATCCAAGGGAAAGGTCAAAGATTCCTCTTTTGTCTTCAGATACCTGAATCAGACGGTGCACAAGCTT
Protein-coding sequences here:
- a CDS encoding cbb3-type cytochrome c oxidase subunit I codes for the protein MAAVSYRPYFSAGLKEWIFTTDHKKIGIMYGVTSLVFFLIAGLSALAIRMELYQPGLQYMGEDTYNQALTVHGVLMQFWWAVAIWSSFGNYLLPLMIGARDVAFPRLNALSYWFFFAASVLALITLLPGNHIRMMWTGYPPFSLNENAGPVAFYALIIHMLGASSLASAINLVVTNLTMRAPGITLKKMNLFLHSFLAMNVIQILGVPALAGAVTMLLMDRYFHTAFFDPTRGGDPLLYQNLFWFYSHPVVYVMILPAFGLISEMIATFSRREIFGRTSMIIAIWGIAILGFMVWIHHMFTSGVPDWIRILFSYTTVLIGVPTGIKIFNWIFTLYKGSVRFTAPMLYTLSSIFMFLIGGLTGIPLGLPAFDIAVHDSHFVVAHFHYVLGMALTLAAFGGFHYWYPKFTGRMYSELWAKIGLVVIMIGSNLFYFLQFIVGLEGMPRRYADYPAIESWIRLHELQTVGAMILGFGVLIAILNLLLSTKLGKKAEDNPWQSPSLEWLIPSPPPPHNFDKTPHMPEDWDPYNYEWLEKQHRKQ